The DNA region GCGCGGTGAGGAGGGGCATCGCGCCGGGGCGGTGGCGCGGATCCTCGATGGATTCGCCCACCATGTAGAGCGTTCCCCCTTCGGCGGCAAAAGAATCCAGTGCGAGCGCGTCGTTTCGGTTCGGCGTGCAGGCATCGCGGATGTGGACGGCGGAAAGTGCGGCGAAGGCACGGTCCGTCAGTTGCTGTGCGACGTCCCGGCGTTCCGGATACGCGGTGAGTGCCGATTCCAGGAGCCCGGCGAGTCCGGACGCGGCCCTGGGATGCGTACGCAGCAGCCGGACGGGTTCGTGGGCGCTGCCTCCGGAGGCCCAGCGGTGGACCTGGCGGAAGGGGCGGCCGTCCACGGCTGCCGCGTGCAGCCAGCACTGCAGGAGCGTCTGGGCGGTGTCGGCGACGGCCGCGTCGATCCGGGCGCGGGGACGGACCGGGGCGAGGAGGGCTGCGGCCCGGGCTGCCGCGGTGGTGGGGTCCTCGCAGCCGGCGGTGGGCGACCAGCGCAGCCGGCCCGGCGTGTCGCAGAGGTGGCCGGGGTCGTACACGAGGACGGGGCCGAGCTTGGCGCGGGCGTCCTTGGTCTCGGCCCAGAGCGTGACGTCGGAGGTCACGACGAGGACGGGGCCTTCGGCGTCCAGGACGGCCTGGACGGCGGTGGGACGACGGGTGGCGGCGGTGCCGTAGAGGAGGGCCGGGCCGCGGGGGGAGGGCACGGTGGCAGGGGTCCCAGGGGTCGGTGCGGAGGAGGAGACGGGGGCCGCCACGGGCTCGGCCGACGCGGGGGCCTGCGGTGTGGGGGAAGGCGGTTCGGCCCGCGGTACGGGAGACGGCGGTTCGGATACGGGGGGCCGCTCCGGCCGATGTGCCGACTGGCGTAGGGCGGCCGGGGCGTCCGCGGGCAGCCGCCTCTCGTAACCGGTCGCCGGCCCGGTCGTCACCCCGGCCGCTGCGGATGCTTCCGTTTCCGCGGTCCCGGCCGCTTCTTCCGCCCGGCGTCTGCGGACGAGGCGCCAGCGGGCCACCACGCCGAGGACGAAGACGGTCAGGACGATCAGCACCATGAGCTCGCCGATGAACAGGCCCCAGAACAGCCCGTATCCGGAGAGCTCGCCCTCCGGTGTGTCGGGCCAGGCCGCGGGCAGGTCCTGTGGTGCGACGGCCAGATCGCGCAGGGCCAGCGGGGTCCGGGTGAACGTGACTCCGCTCGGCCAGGCCCCGTGGGCGAGCACTCCCGCCAGGCCGGTGGCCGTCCAGGCCAGGACCGTCGCACCGAACAGGAAGCTCAGAAGCCCTATCAGCAGTCCGTCCGGGATGCCCCCGGCCTGGCCGCCGTGCTCCGTACGGGAAGGTGCCGGGCGTGCCATGTCAGGCCACCGTCGACTCGGTGGACTCGGCCAGCCGCTGCTGACGTTCGATCCGGGCCGCCCGCTCCTCAGCCTCCTGCTCCGCGGCCCGTACGTCGTCGGGGAGCAGATCCGGCACGGAGCCCTCGGTCATGGCCCGGTCGGTGAAGACCAGAGGGCGTTCCGCTTCGGTGATCAGGTGTTTGACGACCTGGACGTTGCCGTTGACGTCCCAGACCGCGATGCCGGGGGTCAGGGTCGGGATGATCTCGACCGCCCATCTGGGCAGGCCGATGACCTTGCCGGTGGCTCGGGCCTCGTCGGCCTTCTGGGCGTAGATGGTGCGGGTGGAGGCCATCTTCAGGATGGCCGCCGCCTCCTTGGCCGCGGCTCCGTCGACGACGTCACTGAGGTGGTGGACGACGGCGACGAAGGACAGACCGAGCCGTCGGCCGAACTTGAGCAGGCGCTGGAAGAGCTGCGCGACGAACGGGGAGTTGATGATGTGCCAGGCCTCCTCGACCAGGAAGATGCGCTTCTTCCGGTCGGGCCTGATCCAGGTGTGTTCCAGCCATACACCGACGATCGCCATGAGGATGGGCATCGCGATGGAGTTGCGGTCGATGTGGGAGAGGTCGAAGACGATCAGCGGGGCGTCGAGGTCGATCCCGATGGTCGTCGGCCCGTCGAACATGCCCCGCAGGTCACCGTCGACGAGGCGGTCCAGGACGAGCGCGACGTCCAGGCCCCAGGCGCGTACGTCGTCCAGGTCGACGTTCATCGCCTGTGCGGACTCGGGCTTCGGGTGGCGCAGTTGTTCCACGATGTCCATAAGGACCGGCTGGCGGTCGGTGATGGTCTCGTTGACGTAGGCGTGGGCCACCTTGAGTGCGAAGCCGGAACGCTCGTCGAGGCCATGGCCCATGGCGACCTCGATGATGGTGCGGAGCAGGGCGAGCTGGCCGGTGGTGGTGATCGTCGGGTCGAGCGGGTTGAGCCGGATCCCGTCGTTCAGCGCGGCGGTCGGGTCGAGGCGGATGGGGGTTATACCCAGTTCCTGGGCGATGAGGTTCCACTCGCCCACGCCGTCCTCACCCTGGGCGTCCAGGACGACTACCTGCCGGTCACGGAAACGGAGCTGGCGGAGCACATAGGTCTTCTCCAGCGCGGACTTGCCGTTGCCGGATTCGCCGAGGACCAGCCAGTGCGGGGCGGGCAGCTGCTGGCCGTACAACTGGAACGGGTCGTAGATGTAGCCCTTTCCGGAGTACACCTCGCGGCCGATGATCACACCGGAGTCGCCGAGGCCGGGCGCGGC from Streptomyces sp. NBC_01754 includes:
- a CDS encoding type VI secretion protein; the protein is MARPAPSRTEHGGQAGGIPDGLLIGLLSFLFGATVLAWTATGLAGVLAHGAWPSGVTFTRTPLALRDLAVAPQDLPAAWPDTPEGELSGYGLFWGLFIGELMVLIVLTVFVLGVVARWRLVRRRRAEEAAGTAETEASAAAGVTTGPATGYERRLPADAPAALRQSAHRPERPPVSEPPSPVPRAEPPSPTPQAPASAEPVAAPVSSSAPTPGTPATVPSPRGPALLYGTAATRRPTAVQAVLDAEGPVLVVTSDVTLWAETKDARAKLGPVLVYDPGHLCDTPGRLRWSPTAGCEDPTTAAARAAALLAPVRPRARIDAAVADTAQTLLQCWLHAAAVDGRPFRQVHRWASGGSAHEPVRLLRTHPRAASGLAGLLESALTAYPERRDVAQQLTDRAFAALSAVHIRDACTPNRNDALALDSFAAEGGTLYMVGESIEDPRHRPGAMPLLTALASHVVEHGRRMAARSTDGRLDPPMTLVLDDVAAVAPLPQLPELLRAGQEQGMSALVLLRSQEQARSRWHDPLPAPEPY
- a CDS encoding ATP-binding protein, coding for MRDPLSALSDAFTAFLFGKVETTRLPVRTSTGQAQAVYLPTAAPGLGDSGVIIGREVYSGKGYIYDPFQLYGQQLPAPHWLVLGESGNGKSALEKTYVLRQLRFRDRQVVVLDAQGEDGVGEWNLIAQELGITPIRLDPTAALNDGIRLNPLDPTITTTGQLALLRTIIEVAMGHGLDERSGFALKVAHAYVNETITDRQPVLMDIVEQLRHPKPESAQAMNVDLDDVRAWGLDVALVLDRLVDGDLRGMFDGPTTIGIDLDAPLIVFDLSHIDRNSIAMPILMAIVGVWLEHTWIRPDRKKRIFLVEEAWHIINSPFVAQLFQRLLKFGRRLGLSFVAVVHHLSDVVDGAAAKEAAAILKMASTRTIYAQKADEARATGKVIGLPRWAVEIIPTLTPGIAVWDVNGNVQVVKHLITEAERPLVFTDRAMTEGSVPDLLPDDVRAAEQEAEERAARIERQQRLAESTESTVA